A genomic window from Frankiaceae bacterium includes:
- a CDS encoding CCA tRNA nucleotidyltransferase, with protein sequence MSRLTEAQRSAVAELLRIAPVADDLGRRFAAAHRRLYLVGGSVRDALLGRLGDDLDFATDALPEEVLGLVKDWGTTWETGRAFGTIGVARGPVRCEITTFRAESYDPGSRKPEVRYGDSLDGDLLRRDFTVNAMAVALPDHEFVDPFGGLADLAQGVLRTPGTPEDSFGDDPLRMMRAARFAAQLGFAPDPGVVAAMAGMAERIAIVSAERVQVELSKLLLGREPVRGLMLLVDTGLAEHVLPELPGMRLAIDAVHQHKDVYLHSLAVLENAIARETEGPDLTLRMAALLHDIGKPATREIGPDGVSFHHHEVVGAKLARKRLRALKYPKQFTDDVCRLIELHLRFHTYRMGWTDAAVRRYVTDAGPLLDRLHKLVRSDCTTRNVRKAERLAASYDSLEDRITELAKAEELAGIRPDLDGREIMEILGIPPGPLVGKAYQYLLNERMERGPIPHDEAVALLREWAAGHLPG encoded by the coding sequence GTGTCCAGACTCACCGAGGCCCAGCGGTCCGCCGTCGCCGAGCTGCTGCGCATCGCGCCGGTCGCCGACGACCTCGGCCGCCGCTTCGCCGCCGCGCACCGCCGCCTGTACCTCGTCGGCGGCTCCGTTCGCGACGCTCTCCTCGGCCGGCTCGGCGACGACCTCGACTTCGCGACCGACGCGCTGCCGGAGGAGGTCCTCGGCCTGGTCAAGGACTGGGGTACGACGTGGGAGACGGGGCGCGCGTTCGGCACCATCGGCGTGGCGCGCGGGCCGGTCCGCTGCGAGATCACGACGTTCCGCGCGGAGTCCTACGACCCCGGCTCCCGCAAGCCCGAGGTCCGCTACGGCGACTCGCTCGACGGCGACCTGCTGCGCCGCGACTTCACGGTCAACGCCATGGCCGTCGCGCTGCCGGACCACGAGTTCGTGGACCCGTTCGGCGGCCTGGCGGACCTCGCCCAGGGCGTGCTGCGGACGCCGGGTACGCCGGAGGACTCGTTCGGCGACGACCCGCTGCGGATGATGCGGGCGGCGCGATTCGCCGCGCAGCTCGGTTTCGCGCCCGACCCGGGCGTCGTCGCGGCGATGGCCGGCATGGCCGAGCGCATCGCGATCGTGTCCGCCGAACGCGTCCAGGTCGAGCTGTCCAAGCTCCTCCTCGGCCGGGAGCCCGTACGCGGGCTCATGCTGCTCGTCGACACGGGCCTCGCGGAGCACGTCCTCCCCGAGCTGCCCGGCATGCGCCTCGCGATCGACGCCGTGCACCAGCACAAGGACGTCTACCTGCACTCCCTCGCCGTGCTGGAGAACGCCATCGCGCGCGAGACCGAAGGCCCCGACCTCACGCTGCGCATGGCGGCGCTGCTGCACGACATCGGCAAGCCGGCGACCCGCGAGATCGGGCCCGACGGGGTGTCGTTCCACCACCACGAGGTCGTCGGCGCCAAGCTGGCGCGCAAGCGGCTGCGCGCGCTGAAGTACCCGAAGCAGTTCACCGACGACGTCTGCCGGCTCATCGAGCTCCACCTGCGCTTCCACACGTACCGGATGGGGTGGACCGACGCCGCCGTACGCCGCTACGTCACCGACGCAGGCCCGCTGCTCGACCGGCTGCACAAGCTCGTCCGCTCCGACTGCACGACCCGCAACGTCCGCAAGGCGGAGCGGCTCGCGGCGTCGTACGACTCCCTCGAGGACCGCATCACGGAGCTCGCCAAGGCGGAGGAGCTGGCCGGCATCCGGCCCGACCTCGACGGCCGCGAGATCATGGAGATCCTCGGGATCCCGCCGGGGCCACTGGTCGGCAAGGCGTACCAGTACCTGCTCAACGAGCGCATGGAGCGCGGCCCGATCCCGCACGACGAGGCCGTCGCCCTGCTCAGGGAGTGGGCGGCCGGCCACCTGCCCGGCTGA
- the murJ gene encoding murein biosynthesis integral membrane protein MurJ, with translation MSRADGSTDLPRSSGVMALGTIASRGTGFLRLAAVTGALGLSTVADPYNVANTLPNVVYELLLGGVLTSVVVRPLVQAAKEDADDGESFAQGLLTFVLVALFTCVLLGQLLAPWIVRAYGGGLDGDQAALATALFRLFLPQILFYGAGATMGAILNARGRFGAPMAVPVLNNVVVVATLLVFVLLPGPRPPTAEGLTRVQFLVLGIGTTLGIVAQTLALVPFLRKAGFRFRFRRLDPARVRSLAKLGGWVLAYVVANQLGYLVIVRVATGALEGGYSAYTYAFQLFSLPHAIVAVSVITALAPAISGHAVSGDVARVRADLSHGLRLIAVVLVPGALGLVALARPVAVAAFAHGAFTVENAELTGRVLVAFACGLLPFSAFQLLARVFYWLEDSRTPALVNYAVNGVNVLAVVVLATRLDGSALVVGMAAGYAVSYVVGALLLAHLLRRRLGGLDGRRVVRTLVRTLVAGGIGAVAAYGVEAIVRTALGGALTGAVVGLLAAVAVGGVLYVVSARQMRIAEVDAMVALVRRRAGR, from the coding sequence ATGAGCCGGGCCGACGGCAGCACGGACCTCCCACGCTCCTCGGGTGTCATGGCGCTCGGGACCATTGCCTCGCGCGGCACCGGCTTCCTCCGCCTCGCCGCCGTCACCGGCGCGCTCGGCCTCTCGACTGTCGCCGACCCGTACAACGTCGCCAACACCCTCCCCAACGTCGTCTACGAGCTGCTCCTCGGCGGCGTCCTCACGAGCGTCGTCGTACGCCCCCTCGTCCAGGCCGCGAAGGAGGACGCGGACGACGGGGAGTCGTTCGCCCAGGGGCTGCTGACGTTCGTGCTGGTGGCGCTGTTCACGTGCGTGCTGCTCGGCCAGTTGCTGGCGCCGTGGATCGTGCGGGCGTACGGGGGCGGCCTCGACGGCGACCAGGCCGCGCTCGCCACCGCGCTCTTCAGGCTGTTCCTCCCGCAGATCCTGTTCTACGGCGCCGGCGCCACGATGGGCGCGATCCTCAACGCCCGCGGCCGCTTCGGCGCGCCGATGGCGGTGCCCGTCCTCAACAACGTCGTCGTCGTCGCGACGCTGCTCGTGTTCGTGCTGCTGCCAGGGCCGCGCCCGCCGACGGCGGAGGGGCTGACGCGCGTGCAGTTCCTCGTGCTCGGCATCGGGACGACGCTCGGCATCGTGGCGCAGACGCTGGCGCTGGTGCCGTTCCTGCGGAAGGCGGGGTTCCGCTTCCGGTTCCGCCGCCTCGACCCAGCGCGCGTACGCAGCCTCGCGAAGCTCGGCGGCTGGGTGCTCGCGTACGTCGTCGCCAACCAGCTCGGCTACCTCGTCATCGTCCGCGTCGCCACGGGCGCGCTGGAGGGCGGCTACTCGGCGTACACGTACGCGTTCCAGCTCTTCTCGCTCCCCCACGCGATCGTCGCGGTGTCGGTCATCACGGCGCTCGCGCCGGCGATCAGCGGCCATGCGGTCTCCGGCGACGTCGCCCGCGTCCGCGCCGACCTGTCGCACGGCCTCCGCCTCATCGCGGTCGTCCTCGTGCCCGGCGCGCTCGGGCTCGTGGCGCTCGCGCGGCCGGTGGCGGTGGCGGCGTTCGCGCACGGCGCGTTCACCGTGGAGAACGCCGAGCTGACAGGGCGGGTCCTGGTGGCGTTCGCCTGCGGGCTGCTGCCGTTCAGCGCGTTCCAGCTGCTGGCCCGCGTCTTCTACTGGCTCGAGGACTCGCGGACGCCCGCGCTCGTCAACTACGCCGTCAACGGCGTCAACGTCCTCGCCGTCGTCGTCCTCGCCACCCGCCTCGACGGCTCCGCGCTGGTGGTCGGGATGGCGGCCGGCTACGCGGTGTCGTACGTCGTCGGCGCCCTGCTGCTCGCGCACCTGCTCCGCCGCAGGCTCGGCGGGCTCGACGGCCGGCGCGTCGTCCGCACGCTGGTCCGCACACTCGTCGCGGGCGGGATCGGGGCGGTGGCGGCGTACGGCGTCGAGGCGATCGTCCGTACGGCGCTCGGCGGCGCGCTCACCGGCGCCGTCGTCGGGCTGCTCGCCGCCGTGGCGGTGGGCGGGGTGCTCTACGTCGTCTCCGCGCGCCAGATGCGCATCGCCGAGGTCGACGCGATGGTCGCGCTGGTCCGGCGGCGGGCGGGTCGCTAG
- a CDS encoding NlpC/P60 family protein produces the protein MTVRTRVVAVLAATALLVVGGAATAHADPDLGTARARAAALRKSVDELELKAAIAVEDYNAATDELATAVAERFQAEAALDRAREASDADSEALATRVRALYMTGGTMTLYASVMEAPTLHDAFGRIANVNAVLRRDGIEADSSSQVLADAKSAAGKLREIAVRQVRLERQVAAAAKRVTTALETQKKLLAAATDEVKRLAEEARIAAELRAQRAFAAAQAAAERAQAAAGGGVTDGRTRVDGAAIGALAGDDTTPPNDTVARAIAAAKTKLGSPYLWGAVGPDRFDCSGLTGWAYRQAGLNLPRTSRQQWFAGSHPGIADLLPGDLLFWGPDRSNPQSIHHVAMYIGAGMMIAAPRAGTVVRIQPVYQGDFFGVTRVAP, from the coding sequence GTGACCGTACGGACCCGGGTCGTCGCGGTCCTCGCGGCGACGGCTCTGCTCGTCGTGGGCGGCGCGGCCACCGCGCACGCCGACCCCGACCTCGGCACGGCGCGCGCCCGCGCTGCCGCGCTGCGCAAGTCGGTCGACGAGCTGGAGCTCAAGGCCGCGATCGCGGTCGAGGACTACAACGCCGCCACCGACGAGCTCGCGACCGCCGTCGCGGAGCGCTTCCAGGCCGAGGCCGCGCTCGACCGCGCCCGCGAGGCGTCGGACGCCGACAGCGAGGCGCTCGCCACGCGGGTCCGCGCGCTGTACATGACCGGCGGCACGATGACGCTCTACGCCTCCGTCATGGAGGCGCCGACGCTGCACGACGCGTTCGGCCGCATCGCCAACGTCAACGCCGTGCTCCGCCGCGACGGCATCGAGGCCGACTCGTCGAGCCAGGTCCTCGCCGACGCGAAGTCCGCCGCAGGCAAGCTGCGCGAGATCGCGGTGCGGCAGGTCAGGCTCGAACGCCAGGTCGCCGCCGCCGCCAAGCGCGTCACCACGGCGCTCGAGACGCAGAAGAAGCTGCTCGCCGCCGCCACCGACGAGGTCAAGCGCCTCGCCGAGGAGGCGCGGATCGCCGCCGAGCTGCGCGCGCAGCGGGCGTTCGCGGCGGCCCAGGCCGCGGCCGAACGCGCGCAGGCCGCGGCGGGCGGCGGCGTCACCGACGGCCGTACGCGCGTCGACGGCGCCGCGATCGGCGCGCTCGCCGGCGACGACACCACGCCGCCGAACGACACCGTCGCGCGCGCCATCGCCGCCGCCAAGACCAAGCTCGGCTCGCCGTACCTCTGGGGCGCGGTGGGGCCGGACCGGTTCGACTGCTCCGGGCTGACCGGGTGGGCGTATCGCCAGGCGGGCCTCAACCTGCCGCGGACGTCACGCCAGCAGTGGTTCGCGGGCTCGCACCCCGGCATCGCCGACCTGCTCCCCGGCGACCTGCTGTTCTGGGGCCCCGACCGGTCCAACCCGCAGTCGATCCACCACGTGGCCATGTACATCGGCGCCGGCATGATGATCGCCGCGCCGCGCGCGGGCACCGTCGTGCGCATCCAGCCCGTCTACCAGGGCGACTTCTTCGGGGTGACAAGAGTCGCACCCTAG
- a CDS encoding YbaK/EbsC family protein, translating into MRGPVDLTRELLGAEVLHEIVHLRRRIDDAVELPEALGVPLSSCVAVRLYAAGPGVVAAFVPPGAVPATTALARAAGARGVRLLDPARVSEVTDCHPSLVPPVGLPSSVRVVADAALRESEVVFTATGDGSTALKIRTDDLLAMTGAVVAPLVEPGAIDVRRLAESAWRDDPLAARL; encoded by the coding sequence GTGCGCGGACCGGTCGACCTGACCAGGGAGCTGCTCGGCGCCGAGGTGCTGCACGAGATCGTGCACCTGCGGCGGCGGATCGACGACGCCGTCGAGCTGCCAGAGGCGCTCGGCGTGCCGCTGTCGTCGTGCGTGGCCGTGCGGCTGTACGCCGCGGGGCCCGGCGTGGTCGCCGCCTTCGTGCCGCCCGGCGCGGTGCCCGCCACGACGGCGCTGGCGCGGGCTGCCGGTGCTCGTGGCGTACGGCTGCTCGACCCGGCGCGGGTGTCCGAGGTGACCGACTGCCACCCGTCCCTCGTGCCGCCGGTGGGCCTGCCGTCGTCGGTGCGTGTGGTGGCGGACGCGGCGCTGCGGGAGTCGGAGGTCGTGTTCACGGCGACCGGCGACGGGAGCACCGCGCTGAAGATCCGTACGGACGACCTGCTGGCCATGACCGGCGCGGTCGTGGCGCCGCTGGTCGAGCCGGGCGCGATCGACGTACGGCGGCTGGCCGAGAGCGCCTGGCGCGACGACCCGCTCGCCGCCCGCCTCTGA
- a CDS encoding NUDIX hydrolase — protein MQRVEETSAGGIVLDRRGDDASVALIGRIDRRGRLLWSLPKGHLEEGESPEAAAVREVAEETGITGEVVAPLGSIDFWFVADGHRVHKTVHHYLLVRVAGELSDEDIEVAEVAWVPLAEATERLAYADERALVEKVPALIADSA, from the coding sequence ATGCAGCGCGTCGAGGAGACCTCGGCCGGCGGCATCGTGCTCGACCGGCGCGGCGACGACGCGTCCGTTGCGCTGATCGGCCGGATCGACCGGCGCGGCCGCCTGCTCTGGTCGCTGCCGAAGGGTCACCTCGAGGAGGGCGAGTCGCCCGAGGCGGCCGCGGTGCGCGAGGTCGCCGAGGAGACCGGCATCACCGGCGAGGTCGTGGCGCCGCTGGGCTCGATCGACTTCTGGTTCGTCGCCGACGGGCACCGCGTGCACAAGACCGTCCACCACTACCTCCTCGTCCGCGTCGCCGGCGAGCTCTCGGACGAGGACATCGAGGTCGCCGAGGTCGCCTGGGTGCCGCTCGCCGAGGCGACTGAGCGGCTCGCGTACGCCGACGAGCGCGCGCTCGTGGAGAAGGTCCCCGCTCTGATCGCGGACTCGGCTTGA
- a CDS encoding DUF6049 family protein has product MRRARLLAALAVVAATLSPATALAGHAAQQPPERTDVRVDVASMTGMLTPESAKLVIRARAVSTTSEPILNLQAGLRFGSQLRGRSSIAAGGTPARFGTRVADKEVPAGELAPKGTAELEFDVPLAQLPFDHTTTNGVYPMRIEVRSRFEVVGAMDTYVVWWPQAAPKLNVAMVWPLVEPTHRALGSDFYDDDLAASVRDGRLNTLLRLGDASPMPLTWAVDPELLDSVRRMAGGYTVRGAEGSGNDAARAWLDKARTALRDATVIPLPYADPDLATTSAGALAVEGEAASAAFRLGREVLQRDLGITGATTLAWPPGPTLSPAVESVLAAQGVKGVVVPETALPLSEVLNFTPTASTPLVPGALGSMTALVADAQLNRWVGEKTGEEGARVAVQRFLADSAIAAMERPGEVRDVVLAPPREWKLFRPFAAELLRQMRNVPWLTPVGLGAVLDGEPSGAARTRAPADGGLLEPRQVSRVISLRRSLQRVRGILTEPNSAPEELAQYDDALLRAVSSAWAENAAGGYRLTGSVESGLKRQLGALRVVAGGPITMTGRSGGIPLTFENDLGQMVRVRVRLDSNERLEIEDDARYESRMGAEVAIPPGRTTVTITGRATTGGLFPIKVELLAQDGARLGVGTTLRVRSTAYGAVALTVTGVAFGLLVLASATRLVQRRRRAKRGGRHAEPEREPQPA; this is encoded by the coding sequence TTGAGGCGCGCCCGGCTGCTGGCCGCGCTCGCGGTCGTCGCCGCGACGCTGAGCCCCGCGACCGCGCTGGCCGGACACGCCGCGCAGCAGCCGCCGGAACGCACCGACGTCCGCGTCGACGTCGCGAGCATGACCGGCATGCTGACGCCGGAGTCGGCGAAGCTCGTGATCCGCGCCCGCGCCGTCAGCACGACGAGCGAGCCGATCCTCAACCTCCAGGCCGGCCTGCGCTTCGGGTCGCAGCTGCGCGGCCGCTCGTCGATCGCGGCAGGCGGCACCCCCGCGCGCTTCGGCACCCGCGTCGCCGACAAGGAGGTCCCCGCCGGGGAGCTCGCGCCGAAGGGCACCGCGGAGCTGGAGTTCGACGTGCCGCTGGCGCAGCTGCCGTTCGACCACACCACCACGAACGGCGTCTACCCGATGCGCATCGAGGTCCGGTCGCGCTTCGAGGTGGTCGGCGCGATGGACACGTACGTCGTCTGGTGGCCGCAGGCCGCCCCCAAGCTCAACGTGGCGATGGTCTGGCCGCTGGTCGAGCCGACCCATCGCGCGCTGGGCAGCGACTTCTACGACGACGACCTCGCCGCGTCCGTCCGCGACGGCAGGCTCAACACGCTGCTCCGCCTCGGCGACGCGAGCCCGATGCCGCTGACGTGGGCGGTGGACCCCGAGCTGCTCGACTCCGTACGCCGGATGGCCGGCGGCTACACCGTCCGCGGCGCCGAGGGCAGCGGCAACGACGCCGCCCGCGCCTGGCTCGACAAAGCCCGCACGGCGCTCCGCGACGCCACGGTCATCCCGCTGCCGTACGCCGACCCGGACCTCGCGACGACGTCGGCGGGCGCGCTCGCGGTGGAGGGCGAGGCGGCGAGCGCGGCGTTCCGGCTCGGCCGCGAGGTGCTGCAACGCGACCTCGGCATCACCGGCGCGACGACGCTCGCCTGGCCGCCCGGGCCGACGCTCTCCCCCGCCGTCGAGTCGGTGCTCGCCGCGCAGGGCGTCAAGGGGGTGGTCGTGCCGGAGACGGCGCTGCCGCTGTCCGAGGTCCTCAACTTCACGCCGACCGCCTCGACCCCGCTGGTCCCCGGCGCGCTCGGGTCGATGACCGCGCTGGTCGCCGACGCGCAGCTCAACCGCTGGGTCGGCGAGAAGACGGGCGAGGAGGGCGCGCGGGTCGCGGTGCAGCGGTTCCTCGCCGACAGCGCGATCGCCGCCATGGAACGCCCCGGCGAGGTCCGCGACGTCGTGCTCGCGCCGCCGCGGGAGTGGAAGCTGTTCCGCCCGTTCGCCGCGGAGCTGCTGCGTCAGATGCGCAACGTCCCCTGGCTCACGCCGGTCGGCCTCGGCGCGGTGCTCGACGGCGAGCCGAGCGGCGCCGCGCGCACCCGCGCGCCCGCCGACGGCGGCCTCCTGGAGCCACGCCAGGTCAGCCGCGTCATCTCCCTGCGGCGCAGCCTGCAGCGCGTCCGCGGCATCCTCACCGAGCCGAACAGCGCGCCCGAGGAGCTGGCGCAGTACGACGACGCGCTGCTCCGTGCCGTCTCCTCGGCCTGGGCGGAGAACGCCGCCGGCGGGTACCGCCTCACCGGCTCTGTCGAGAGCGGCCTGAAACGCCAGCTCGGCGCGCTCCGCGTCGTCGCGGGCGGCCCGATCACGATGACGGGGCGCAGCGGCGGCATCCCGCTGACGTTCGAGAACGACCTCGGCCAGATGGTGCGCGTCCGCGTCCGGCTCGACTCCAACGAGCGCCTCGAGATCGAGGACGACGCGCGGTACGAGTCGCGCATGGGTGCCGAGGTGGCGATCCCGCCGGGCCGGACGACGGTCACCATCACCGGCCGCGCGACGACGGGCGGCCTGTTCCCGATCAAGGTGGAGCTGCTCGCGCAGGACGGCGCGCGGCTCGGGGTCGGCACGACGCTGCGGGTGCGCTCGACGGCGTACGGCGCCGTCGCGCTCACGGTGACCGGCGTGGCGTTCGGGCTGCTCGTCCTCGCGTCGGCGACCAGGCTGGTGCAGCGGCGCCGCCGAGCCAAGCGCGGCGGCAGGCACGCCGAGCCGGAGCGCGAGCCCCAGCCCGCATGA